A single region of the Leptodactylus fuscus isolate aLepFus1 chromosome 5, aLepFus1.hap2, whole genome shotgun sequence genome encodes:
- the TGFA gene encoding protransforming growth factor alpha, whose protein sequence is MLLSSTGYIMLLILGTLLAACQALENTTDAITVSDPPVAAAVRSHFLECPDAHINFCFHGTCRYLVQEEEPACVCLPGFAGKRCEHADLLAVVAASQKKNTITALVAVSVICTGLLIMGCILMHCCSWKKYREWCRSVMCRQEKPDGLFKGGASCCKSETGTYVLGIK, encoded by the exons GTACACTTTTAGCTGCCTGCCAAGCGTTGGAAAACACGACAGATGCAATTACAGTTAGTG ATCCTCCGGTCGCGGCTGCCGTGAGATCTCACTTTCTAGAATGCCCAGATGCCCacatcaatttttgtttccatggAACTTGCAGGTACCTGGTGCAAGAAGAGGAACCGGCCTGTGT ATGTCTTCCAGGCTTCGCTGGCAAACGCTGTGAGCATGCCGACCTCCTGGCGGTTGTGGCAGCAAGTCAGAAGAAGAATACCATCACGGCACTAGTGGCGGTGTCCGTCATATGCACGGGCCTTCTCATTATGGGCTGTATATTAATGCA TTGTTGTAGTTGGAAAAAGTACCGGGAGTGGTGTCGATCAGTAATGTGTCGGCAGGAGAAACCAGATGGACTCTTCAAAGGAGGAGCTTCCTGCTGCAAGTCAGAGACAGGTACCTATGTATTAGGGATAAAATGA